In one window of Maribacter sp. BPC-D8 DNA:
- a CDS encoding polysaccharide lyase family 7 protein — translation MQNTRKGILVFVVLLFLSVNATSQSQKSSVSESDVNIKKSKKRKKKIKLPEIDLSNWKVTIPEGSGKGGAISVAPPEILNYATNEMLKPYMYNDSIKGAITFYAYPTLATTANTKYSRSELREQMVPGDDNVNWTFKQGGTLKAKLSVDEVSRDKNGKHHKVIILQIHGRLTNDQKDLIKQKDNNAPPVLKIYWQNGKIRVKTKKLKYADVNAIGILHEEAWTDDEGFNFEEEVGFGKFQIEVKVTDGKMVVSLNKTEFAVYDDFNMKRWGVFENYFKAGNYFQSRDEGSFAKVSFYELEVKH, via the coding sequence ATGCAAAACACCCGAAAAGGAATATTGGTATTTGTAGTATTACTATTTCTATCTGTAAACGCTACTTCTCAAAGTCAGAAAAGTAGCGTTTCAGAATCGGATGTAAATATCAAAAAATCTAAGAAAAGGAAAAAGAAGATTAAGCTTCCAGAAATTGATTTAAGTAACTGGAAGGTTACAATACCAGAAGGTAGTGGTAAAGGAGGGGCAATTAGTGTAGCGCCACCAGAAATTTTGAATTATGCTACAAATGAGATGTTGAAACCTTATATGTATAATGATTCTATAAAGGGGGCAATTACTTTTTACGCGTATCCTACATTGGCAACTACGGCTAACACCAAATATTCTAGATCAGAACTTAGAGAACAAATGGTGCCTGGTGATGATAATGTCAATTGGACATTTAAGCAAGGTGGTACTTTAAAAGCAAAACTTTCTGTTGATGAGGTTTCTCGAGATAAGAATGGAAAACATCATAAAGTAATTATTTTACAAATACATGGTCGATTGACCAATGATCAAAAAGATTTAATTAAACAAAAAGACAATAATGCACCGCCGGTATTAAAAATATATTGGCAGAACGGTAAAATTAGGGTCAAAACAAAAAAACTAAAATATGCCGATGTAAATGCTATTGGCATATTGCATGAAGAAGCTTGGACAGATGATGAGGGCTTTAATTTTGAAGAGGAAGTAGGCTTTGGTAAGTTTCAAATTGAAGTAAAAGTAACCGATGGTAAAATGGTGGTCTCATTAAACAAAACAGAATTCGCCGTCTACGATGATTTCAATATGAAAAGATGGGGAGTATTTGAAAATTATTTTAAGGCAGGTAATTATTTTCAAAGCAGAGATGAAGGTTCGTTTGCTAAAGTCAGTTTTTATGAACTTGAAGTGAAGCATTAA
- a CDS encoding polysaccharide lyase family 7 protein, with amino-acid sequence MIINNSLRFCKSTIANCFFAIVVAFAVLSCSNDAEIAEEEIVQEEEVAEEEIEEAPEPEEEVVVEEEQVEGVDFFLPNIDLSNWKVTLPIGSPDEVAPPEIIDYATDERLLPYMYNDSTDGSLVFYTSPGSSTANSSYSRTELREQMVPGSNSTNWTFTEGGRMKGTLSVPEITTDTGGDFHRTLVMQIHGRLTNDQRDLIGEDDNNAPPMLKIYWQKGKVRVLTKKLKDLNATDEEILHTDAWEDNEGHTFSENIGTNTFTLEIIASDGRLEVILNETDSVVYEDIHMEKWSVFENYFKAGNYLQTLDAGAFAKVKYYELEVTHE; translated from the coding sequence ATGATTATAAATAATAGTTTACGTTTTTGTAAATCAACGATAGCAAATTGTTTTTTTGCCATTGTAGTGGCGTTTGCCGTTTTAAGTTGTAGTAATGATGCAGAAATAGCGGAAGAGGAGATTGTTCAGGAAGAAGAAGTGGCTGAAGAAGAAATAGAAGAAGCTCCTGAGCCAGAGGAAGAAGTAGTTGTTGAAGAAGAACAGGTAGAGGGCGTTGACTTTTTTTTACCAAATATAGATTTGAGTAATTGGAAAGTAACCTTGCCAATTGGTAGTCCTGATGAGGTAGCGCCACCAGAGATTATAGATTATGCTACAGATGAAAGATTATTACCGTATATGTATAATGATTCTACAGATGGCTCATTAGTATTTTATACATCACCAGGTTCGTCTACGGCTAATTCATCTTATTCTAGAACAGAATTAAGAGAGCAAATGGTGCCAGGTAGTAATAGTACTAATTGGACATTTACAGAAGGTGGTCGAATGAAGGGTACTTTATCAGTGCCGGAAATTACTACAGATACTGGAGGTGATTTTCATAGAACGTTGGTCATGCAAATTCACGGTAGATTAACAAATGACCAAAGAGATTTAATAGGGGAAGATGATAATAATGCTCCTCCTATGTTGAAAATTTATTGGCAGAAAGGAAAAGTAAGAGTACTTACTAAAAAGCTTAAGGACCTTAATGCTACAGACGAAGAGATTTTGCATACAGATGCTTGGGAAGATAATGAAGGGCATACTTTCTCAGAGAATATAGGCACTAATACATTTACTCTAGAGATTATAGCCTCAGATGGTAGGTTGGAGGTGATTTTAAATGAAACCGATTCCGTTGTTTATGAAGATATTCATATGGAAAAGTGGAGCGTTTTTGAAAACTATTTTAAAGCGGGTAACTATTTGCAAACCCTAGATGCTGGTGCATTTGCCAAAGTTAAATATTACGAATTAGAAGTCACGCATGAGTGA
- a CDS encoding FadR/GntR family transcriptional regulator, translating to MKLEILTRTENQEIQNEIIVQLRDLMNNKNLEPGDKLPSERMLSDKFEVSRSNVREAIQKLEFYGILISKPQSGTFVADIGQIAMNGMVNDILRLEEPDFKSLVETRILLELKTVRLAARRRTDEDLKQLKNALDAYRAKVEKGEDAVQEDLLFHLAIAKASGNSTMNTFMLIITPEILTNFEKYHVCDKNMAFKGVEEHQDVFDAIKEQNPQLAKAKMKVHFKNLYQFCYNI from the coding sequence ATGAAATTAGAAATCCTCACAAGGACTGAAAATCAGGAAATACAAAATGAGATTATAGTACAGCTTAGAGATTTAATGAATAATAAAAATCTTGAGCCTGGTGATAAATTACCATCAGAAAGAATGCTATCAGATAAATTTGAAGTAAGTCGAAGTAATGTTCGAGAAGCAATTCAAAAATTAGAATTTTATGGAATTTTAATTTCAAAACCTCAAAGTGGAACTTTTGTAGCAGATATAGGTCAGATTGCCATGAACGGTATGGTGAATGATATTCTTCGTCTAGAAGAACCTGATTTTAAATCTTTAGTAGAAACGAGAATTCTTTTAGAGCTTAAAACCGTAAGGCTTGCTGCTAGAAGAAGAACCGATGAAGATTTGAAACAATTGAAAAATGCCTTAGATGCTTATAGGGCTAAAGTAGAAAAAGGAGAAGATGCTGTACAGGAAGATTTATTATTTCATTTGGCAATAGCCAAAGCTAGTGGGAATAGTACAATGAATACTTTTATGTTGATTATTACCCCCGAAATTCTTACAAATTTTGAGAAGTACCATGTATGTGATAAAAATATGGCATTTAAGGGTGTAGAAGAACATCAAGATGTTTTTGATGCTATTAAAGAGCAGAATCCGCAATTGGCAAAAGCAAAAATGAAAGTGCATTTTAAGAACCTATACCAATTCTGTTATAATATTTAG
- a CDS encoding Nramp family divalent metal transporter — MSNSAKLSIWKKILALVLAFGPGIFAIGYTIGTGSVTSMIVAGSTYGMQLLWVLLLSCIFSGLLMYAYGNFALVTGETALYAFKKHLKWGKLIAILIILGISFGQWNSLMGILGISANVIYEIFLIYFPSLVDFKYESVLIIAITVIVIFYGLLMVGKYAFFEKILVIFVTIMGLSFIISLFMVYPLPVEVVKGLVPTIPKVEGGQMMVAAFVGTTMAAATFLSRPLFVKGKGWTIKNRSQQKKDAIIAASLVFFISASVMAVACGALFHQGKPVTQVLDMVNTLEPVAGKFALTLFFFGTLSAGLSSIFPCLLIAPILLADYQSGELDTSSKQFRIITAIASLFALIVPVYGANPIQMQILSQVFNVFVLPLVILGIILLINNKKLMTKYKAGVWLNLGLFAALFFSCVISYNGVVALLDYF, encoded by the coding sequence ATGAGTAATTCAGCCAAGCTATCAATTTGGAAAAAAATATTGGCATTAGTGTTGGCATTTGGTCCTGGAATATTCGCTATTGGTTATACTATTGGTACTGGTAGTGTTACGTCAATGATTGTAGCGGGTAGTACTTATGGTATGCAACTTTTATGGGTATTACTTTTAAGTTGTATTTTTTCAGGTTTGCTAATGTATGCTTACGGTAATTTCGCTTTAGTAACTGGTGAAACTGCACTTTATGCTTTTAAAAAACATTTGAAGTGGGGTAAGTTAATAGCTATTCTTATAATTCTTGGTATTTCTTTTGGTCAGTGGAATTCATTAATGGGTATTCTTGGTATTTCAGCCAATGTCATCTATGAAATATTTTTAATTTACTTCCCTAGTTTGGTAGATTTCAAATATGAGTCCGTTTTAATAATAGCAATAACTGTTATTGTAATTTTTTACGGATTATTAATGGTAGGTAAGTATGCTTTTTTTGAAAAGATATTGGTCATTTTTGTAACCATAATGGGGCTTTCATTCATAATTTCCTTGTTTATGGTGTACCCATTACCTGTAGAAGTTGTAAAAGGGTTAGTGCCAACAATACCAAAAGTTGAAGGAGGTCAGATGATGGTTGCTGCTTTTGTAGGTACGACCATGGCGGCGGCTACTTTTCTTTCAAGACCACTTTTTGTAAAGGGAAAAGGTTGGACTATAAAAAATCGCTCGCAACAAAAGAAAGATGCAATAATTGCAGCTTCACTTGTATTTTTTATTAGTGCATCTGTAATGGCTGTAGCCTGTGGGGCTTTATTTCATCAAGGGAAACCGGTAACTCAAGTATTGGATATGGTGAATACATTAGAACCCGTTGCTGGTAAATTCGCTCTTACACTTTTCTTTTTTGGTACATTAAGTGCTGGCTTATCATCAATTTTTCCATGTCTACTAATTGCTCCAATATTATTGGCAGATTATCAATCTGGGGAGTTAGATACTAGTTCAAAGCAATTTAGAATAATTACAGCAATAGCCTCATTATTTGCGTTGATCGTTCCTGTTTATGGAGCTAATCCTATTCAAATGCAAATACTATCTCAAGTGTTTAATGTGTTTGTTTTGCCATTGGTGATACTAGGGATAATTCTTCTTATAAATAACAAGAAATTAATGACCAAGTATAAGGCGGGGGTATGGCTTAATTTAGGGCTCTTTGCTGCACTTTTCTTTTCTTGCGTAATTTCTTATAATGGCGTTGTAGCACTGCTAGATTATTTCTAG
- a CDS encoding UDP-N-acetylmuramoyl-tripeptide--D-alanyl-D-alanine ligase, with product MKIQDLHTAFLANPYISTDTRKIKENDIFFALKGDNFNGNTYAQRALENGAALVIIDEEKYLVDDRTILVEDVLTTLQQLANFHRRQSKAQIISLTGSNGKTTTKELINAVLRKTYRTIATKGNLNNHIGVPLTLLTIQPDTEIAIVEMGANHLKEIEFLCEIAEPDFGYITNFGKAHLEGFGGIEGVKKGKSELYDYLISHKRSIFLNADDPIQKDKLSTYTKKFGFSSDDSKYYTIKLLEAQPFVNLIVENINIETNLIGAYNFPNCCAAIIMAKYFNVELSEIKKALKEYTPDNNRSQILHNNGHYIILDAYNANPSSMKVALENFNSLKKDQKVLILGDMFELGDSAKEEHQNISDLATSLNFKQVLLVGENFYSTNSNAVRLKSFEELKSYLSENSLQSKSSILIKGSRGMALERVLDLI from the coding sequence ATGAAAATTCAAGATTTACATACCGCTTTTCTAGCGAACCCTTATATCAGTACTGATACCAGAAAAATTAAAGAAAACGATATTTTCTTTGCACTAAAAGGAGACAACTTTAATGGTAACACTTATGCTCAAAGAGCTTTAGAAAACGGAGCTGCTCTTGTTATCATTGATGAAGAGAAATATCTTGTTGATGACAGAACAATACTCGTAGAAGATGTTTTAACAACACTACAACAACTAGCAAATTTTCATAGAAGACAATCTAAAGCGCAGATTATAAGTCTAACGGGCAGTAATGGCAAAACAACTACCAAAGAATTAATTAACGCTGTACTTCGCAAAACATATAGAACAATAGCAACCAAAGGAAACCTTAACAATCATATTGGTGTGCCATTAACTTTATTAACCATTCAACCTGATACTGAAATTGCCATAGTTGAAATGGGTGCTAATCACCTAAAGGAAATTGAGTTTTTATGTGAAATTGCAGAGCCAGATTTTGGCTATATCACAAATTTTGGAAAGGCACACTTAGAAGGCTTTGGGGGAATTGAAGGTGTTAAAAAAGGAAAAAGCGAATTATATGATTACCTGATTTCCCACAAAAGATCGATTTTCTTAAATGCCGACGATCCAATTCAAAAAGACAAACTAAGCACCTACACTAAAAAATTCGGTTTTAGTTCAGATGATTCCAAATACTATACTATTAAATTACTAGAGGCTCAACCCTTTGTTAATCTAATTGTAGAAAACATTAATATAGAAACGAATTTAATTGGAGCCTATAATTTTCCGAACTGCTGTGCAGCAATTATTATGGCAAAATATTTTAATGTTGAGTTAAGCGAAATAAAAAAGGCCCTTAAAGAATATACTCCTGACAATAATAGATCTCAGATATTACATAATAACGGACACTATATTATTCTCGATGCTTATAATGCCAACCCTTCGAGCATGAAAGTGGCATTAGAAAATTTTAATTCGTTAAAAAAAGACCAGAAAGTTTTGATTCTAGGCGACATGTTCGAATTAGGAGATTCTGCAAAAGAAGAACATCAAAATATTTCAGATTTAGCAACGAGTTTAAATTTTAAACAAGTGCTATTGGTTGGAGAGAATTTTTACTCTACTAACTCTAATGCTGTTAGACTAAAAAGTTTTGAAGAATTGAAATCTTACCTCAGTGAAAATTCATTGCAGTCTAAATCTTCTATATTGATTAAAGGATCTAGAGGAATGGCTTTAGAACGGGTTTTAGATTTGATTTAA
- the gldJ gene encoding gliding motility lipoprotein GldJ: MKKHLIKVVLSCTVLVGGFTVSSCSKSSSGKNTSRATGWKINAKEGGFQYNTDFKEQETAPGLVFVEGGTFTKGKVQDDVMHDWNNTPTSQHVQSFYMDETEVTNVMYLEYLDYLKSVYPPENPKYTNIYVGALPDTLVWRNRLGFNETMTNNYLRHPAYAEYPVVGVNWIQATQFAEWRTDRVNEVMLEREGYLSEDAKYQAATGEVQGTFSTEAYLNRPESVYNGQIDSLQGKMKKDSTSTFAKRSSGVIMPEYRLPTETEWEYAAQAQVGQREYNNYRGRKKYPWEGDYTRNGQRVGRGDQLANFKQGKGDYGGIAGWSDDGADITAQVMSYKPNDLGLYDMAGNVAEWTADVYRPIVDDEVSDFNYYRGNIYMKSAIGEDGKVKILRDSIVYDTLPNGKVVAVNLPGEIKMVPVDEEETYLRTNFSSSDNRGYRDGDSGSSRFYDRFNDGEEEDPNKKMYNSPKHSVERDSLGNLVKGYDASNNRTTLINDEVRVYKGGSWRDRAYWLDPAQRRYLPQYMATDNIGFRCAMSRVGSKSKTKNKTVRGKKAK, translated from the coding sequence ATGAAGAAACATTTAATAAAAGTTGTACTCTCATGCACTGTATTAGTAGGAGGTTTTACAGTAAGTAGCTGTTCTAAATCCTCATCTGGAAAAAATACGTCTAGAGCTACAGGTTGGAAGATAAATGCCAAAGAAGGTGGTTTTCAATACAATACCGATTTTAAAGAGCAAGAAACTGCTCCTGGATTAGTATTTGTTGAAGGTGGTACATTTACGAAAGGTAAAGTACAAGATGACGTGATGCATGACTGGAATAATACTCCTACCTCGCAACATGTTCAGTCTTTTTATATGGACGAAACTGAGGTAACTAATGTAATGTACTTAGAATACCTTGATTATCTAAAAAGTGTTTATCCTCCAGAAAATCCGAAATACACTAACATATATGTAGGTGCATTGCCAGATACTTTGGTATGGAGAAATAGATTAGGCTTCAACGAAACAATGACAAATAATTACCTGAGACACCCAGCATATGCAGAATACCCAGTGGTAGGTGTAAACTGGATTCAGGCTACACAATTTGCAGAATGGAGAACCGACCGTGTAAACGAAGTAATGTTAGAAAGAGAAGGTTACTTATCTGAGGATGCGAAATACCAAGCAGCCACAGGTGAAGTTCAAGGAACCTTTAGTACTGAAGCTTACTTAAACAGACCAGAATCTGTTTATAACGGTCAAATTGATTCGCTTCAAGGAAAAATGAAAAAAGATAGTACATCTACTTTCGCGAAAAGGAGTAGTGGTGTTATTATGCCAGAATATAGACTACCTACTGAAACTGAATGGGAATATGCTGCTCAGGCTCAAGTTGGACAGAGAGAATACAATAACTATAGAGGTAGAAAAAAATATCCTTGGGAAGGTGATTACACTCGTAACGGACAACGTGTAGGTAGAGGTGATCAATTAGCCAACTTCAAACAAGGTAAAGGTGATTATGGCGGAATCGCTGGATGGTCTGATGATGGCGCCGATATTACTGCACAAGTAATGTCTTATAAGCCTAACGATTTAGGTCTTTATGATATGGCTGGTAATGTTGCCGAATGGACAGCTGATGTTTACCGACCAATAGTTGATGATGAAGTAAGTGATTTTAACTACTACAGAGGTAACATTTACATGAAAAGCGCTATTGGCGAAGATGGTAAAGTTAAAATATTAAGAGATTCTATTGTTTATGACACTTTACCGAATGGAAAAGTAGTTGCAGTAAACTTACCAGGTGAAATTAAAATGGTACCTGTTGATGAGGAAGAAACATATTTAAGAACAAACTTCTCTTCTAGTGATAATAGAGGTTATAGAGATGGTGATTCTGGCTCTTCAAGATTTTACGACAGATTTAATGACGGTGAAGAAGAAGATCCAAACAAGAAAATGTACAACTCTCCTAAGCATTCTGTTGAAAGAGATTCATTAGGAAACCTTGTTAAAGGCTATGATGCTTCAAACAACAGAACTACATTAATTAATGATGAAGTTAGAGTATACAAAGGTGGTTCTTGGAGAGATAGAGCATACTGGTTAGATCCAGCACAAAGAAGATACTTACCACAATACATGGCTACTGATAATATTGGTTTCAGATGTGCAATGTCTAGAGTTGGTTCTAAATCAAAAACAAAAAACAAAACAGTTAGAGGAAAAAAAGCTAAATAA
- the porV gene encoding type IX secretion system outer membrane channel protein PorV gives MRKISIIFFVLIVGNVFAQDDQRVITTAVPFLTIAADARSAGMGDMGVATSTDAFSQQWNPAKFAFAERKMGIGVSYTPYLESIITDISLLNASFYNKLDDQSAFALSLRYFTLGEIELRQFANDPGTIAKPNELALDGSYSLKLSPTFSMAVGGRYIRSNLKLPQNGTEDSQAASSFAVDVAGYYRSDEIAYSNFDGRWRAGFNLSNIGGKIQYDAGGQENFLPSKLSFGGGFDFILDQDNVIGITTEFTKLLVPTPQDYDNDGDVDAADNDIYQNESGFSGIFNSFSDAPDGFSEELKEFTWALGAEYTYQDAFMLRTGYFNESEEKGSRKFFTLGAGFKFKAAQVDLSYLFSTSQVRNPLENTLRFSLTFNLGEEFYND, from the coding sequence ATGAGAAAAATTTCAATAATTTTCTTTGTATTGATTGTCGGTAATGTCTTTGCTCAAGACGATCAACGCGTAATAACTACGGCAGTGCCATTTTTGACTATTGCCGCAGATGCAAGATCTGCTGGTATGGGAGATATGGGTGTTGCAACTTCGACAGATGCTTTTTCTCAACAATGGAATCCTGCTAAATTCGCTTTCGCAGAACGTAAAATGGGGATAGGAGTTAGTTATACTCCTTATTTAGAAAGTATTATTACCGATATTTCATTATTGAATGCTAGTTTTTATAATAAACTAGATGACCAAAGTGCGTTTGCCTTAAGTTTGAGGTATTTCACATTGGGTGAGATAGAATTAAGGCAATTTGCAAATGATCCAGGTACAATAGCGAAGCCAAATGAATTGGCCTTAGATGGTTCGTATTCTTTAAAGTTGAGTCCGACTTTCTCAATGGCAGTTGGTGGTAGATATATTAGGTCAAACCTAAAATTACCACAAAATGGAACCGAAGATTCTCAAGCTGCAAGTTCTTTTGCAGTTGATGTAGCTGGTTATTACAGGTCTGACGAAATTGCTTATAGTAATTTTGATGGTAGATGGAGAGCTGGTTTCAATCTTTCTAATATTGGAGGTAAAATTCAGTATGATGCAGGTGGACAAGAAAATTTCTTACCAAGTAAGTTAAGTTTCGGTGGTGGTTTTGATTTTATTTTGGATCAAGATAATGTTATTGGTATAACAACAGAATTCACGAAACTATTAGTGCCAACACCTCAAGATTATGATAATGATGGCGATGTTGATGCCGCAGATAACGATATTTACCAGAACGAAAGTGGATTCAGTGGTATTTTCAATTCATTCTCTGATGCACCAGATGGTTTTAGTGAAGAATTGAAAGAGTTTACTTGGGCGTTAGGAGCAGAGTATACGTATCAAGATGCTTTTATGCTTAGAACAGGTTATTTCAACGAAAGTGAAGAAAAAGGTTCAAGAAAGTTTTTTACACTTGGTGCAGGTTTTAAATTTAAAGCGGCACAAGTAGATTTATCTTATTTATTCTCAACTTCACAAGTAAGAAACCCATTAGAGAATACGCTACGTTTTTCTCTTACATTCAATTTGGGTGAAGAGTTTTATAATGATTAA
- the cdd gene encoding cytidine deaminase → MINQKKISFDITVYDSLTDLENDDQNLMSLAVKARQRAYAPYSSFNVGASVLLENGEIIEGNNQENASYPSGLCAERVAVFYAGAKYPGVKIKAIAITAASLNHEVSEPAAPCGNCRQAISEYEFRQQEPIRILLMGETGNVIECNSLADLLPLGFNSSFLN, encoded by the coding sequence ATGATCAACCAAAAAAAGATAAGCTTTGATATTACGGTGTACGATTCGTTAACTGATCTTGAAAATGATGACCAAAATCTAATGTCATTAGCTGTGAAAGCCAGGCAAAGAGCTTACGCACCTTATTCAAGTTTTAATGTTGGAGCTTCGGTTTTATTGGAAAACGGTGAAATTATAGAAGGTAATAATCAAGAAAATGCATCATATCCATCTGGGTTATGTGCAGAACGGGTGGCTGTTTTTTATGCGGGAGCAAAGTATCCAGGCGTGAAAATAAAAGCGATTGCAATAACGGCGGCATCCTTAAATCATGAAGTAAGTGAGCCAGCTGCGCCGTGTGGTAATTGTAGACAGGCTATTTCTGAATATGAATTTAGACAACAAGAACCTATAAGAATTCTATTAATGGGTGAAACGGGTAATGTTATAGAATGCAATTCTTTAGCGGATTTATTGCCGCTAGGCTTTAATAGTAGTTTTCTTAATTAA
- the pdhA gene encoding pyruvate dehydrogenase (acetyl-transferring) E1 component subunit alpha, with protein MKKITKETYLKWYADMLFWRKFEDKLAAVYIQQKVRGFLHLYNGQEAVLAGALHAMDLSKDRMITAYRNHVQPIGMGVDPKMVMAELFGKVTGTSKGMGGSMHIFSKEHRFHGGHGIVGGQIPLGAGMAFGDKYAGRDNVTLCYMGDGAVRQGSLHETFNLAMLWQLPVVFICENNGYAMGTSVARTSFSTEIWKLGLGYEMPCGPVDGMNPVTVAQEMSKAIERARSGGGPTFLEMKTYRYRGHSMSDAQHYRTKDEVEEYKKIDPITQVLDIIKENNYATDAEIKDIDKNVKVMVKECEKFAEESDYPPLNQLYDMVYEQEDFPFVEHKF; from the coding sequence ATGAAAAAAATCACCAAGGAAACGTATTTAAAGTGGTATGCAGACATGCTATTTTGGAGAAAATTTGAGGATAAATTAGCTGCTGTTTACATTCAGCAAAAGGTAAGAGGATTTTTGCATTTGTATAATGGGCAAGAAGCTGTTTTGGCTGGTGCACTTCATGCAATGGATCTTTCTAAAGACCGTATGATAACTGCTTATAGAAATCACGTTCAGCCAATTGGTATGGGTGTAGATCCTAAAATGGTTATGGCTGAGTTGTTCGGTAAAGTTACCGGTACCTCAAAGGGTATGGGCGGTTCAATGCATATTTTTTCAAAAGAACATCGTTTTCATGGCGGTCATGGTATCGTTGGGGGTCAAATTCCATTAGGTGCAGGTATGGCTTTTGGCGATAAGTATGCAGGTAGAGATAATGTTACCTTATGTTATATGGGTGATGGTGCTGTAAGGCAAGGATCTTTGCATGAAACTTTTAACTTGGCTATGTTATGGCAGTTGCCTGTTGTCTTTATTTGCGAGAATAATGGCTATGCAATGGGAACTTCTGTAGCGAGAACATCTTTTTCTACAGAAATATGGAAATTAGGTTTAGGTTATGAAATGCCTTGTGGACCTGTTGATGGTATGAATCCTGTAACGGTTGCTCAAGAAATGAGTAAGGCTATAGAAAGAGCACGTAGTGGTGGCGGACCAACTTTTCTTGAAATGAAGACCTATAGATATAGAGGTCATTCAATGTCAGATGCACAGCATTATAGAACTAAAGATGAAGTTGAAGAGTATAAGAAAATAGATCCGATTACACAGGTGTTGGATATTATCAAAGAAAACAATTACGCAACTGACGCTGAAATCAAAGATATTGACAAGAATGTCAAGGTCATGGTTAAGGAATGTGAAAAATTCGCAGAAGAATCAGATTATCCACCTCTAAACCAATTGTATGATATGGTTTACGAGCAAGAGGATTTTCCATTTGTTGAACATAAATTTTAA